The sequence below is a genomic window from Vibrio spartinae.
CATTCGCCCCATTGGCATAGCTTGACGGCAGATACTCTTTCAACATCTTCAGCGCTTGTAAAGCCTGACCATCTGAGTATTCGTTAGCCAGAACAGAGACATAAGCTTCCAATGCGTGAGTTACAGCATCATAGCCACCAAACGCAGTAAGAGACTTAGGCATGTTCATCACCAGATTCGCATCAACGATTGCCATATTTGGTGTCAGTTCGTAGTCAGCAAGTGGGTATTTAGCACCAGTATTATCATCTGTTACAACCGCAAACGGTGTCACTTCAGAGCCAGTACCAGATGTTGTTGTGATACATACCAATTCAGCTTTTTGACCCATTTTCGGGAATTTGTAGATACGTTTACGGATATCCATAAAGCGCATCGCCAACTCTGCAAAATGAGTTTCCGGATGCTCATACATAACCCACATGATTTTCGCAGCATCCATTGGAGAACCGCCACCCAGCGCCAAAATCACATCGGGTTGATAGCTCGCCATTTGTGCGGCACCTTTTTCTACAACAGATAGTGTCGGATCAGCTTCAACATCAAAGAACGTCTGAACTTCCATGCCTTGAGCTTTCAATAAGCTTACAACATCGTCAGCATAACCATTGTTGAATAAGAAACGGTCTGTCACCAAGAATGCACGTTTTTTACCTTCAAGGTCGCCCAGTGCGATAGGCAGGCTACCACGACGGAAGTAGATAGACTTAGGTAATTTATGCCACAACATGTTTTCAGCTCGCTTAGCAACAATTTTCTTGTTCATCAAATGTTTAGGACCGACGTTTTCTGAGATAGAGTTACCACCCCAAGAGCCACAACCCAGTGTTAAAGAAGGTGCCACATTAAAGTTGTACAGGTCACCGATACCACCATGCGTTGTTGGAATGTTTACCAGAATACGAGCAGTTTTTAACCGGTCACCGAAGTAACGGATACGATCTTTATTCACATCCTGATTGGTATACAAACCAGATGTATGACCGATACCACCGATTTCTACCATTTTCACCGCTTGGTCTACCGCATTTTCAAAAGAACTTGCACGGAACATACCTAACGTTGGCGATAATTTTTCATGAGCAAACTCATCATCGTAAGACACTTCACCGATACCTTCACCGACAAGAATCTTCGTGTCAGCCGGAACACTCACGCCAGCCATTTCGGCAATGGCAGTTGCCGGTTGACCAACGATTTTAGCATTCAGCGCACCATCAATGAGCAGCACTTTACGGACTTTATCTGCATCAGACTTGCTCAACACATGAGCTTTGTGCGTGGCAAAACGCTCTTTAACTTCGTCATAAACTTCATCCATAACAATGACGGCTTGCTCAGAAGCACACACAACACCATTATCAAACGTTTTTGACATCAGAACAGAAGCGACAGCACGTTTGATATCAGCAGTTTCATCAATAACAACAGGCACGTTACCGGCGCCGACACCGATTGCTGGTTTACCAGAAGAGTAAGCAGCCTTAACCATGCCCGGACCGCCCGTTGCAAGAATCAGTGCAATCCCTTCGTGCTTCATCAGTGCATTCGATAGCTCAACAGACGGTTGATCAATCCAGCCGATGATGTCTTTCGGTGCACCCGCAGCAACCGCTGCATCCAGTACAAGTTTTGCGGCATCATTGGTTGAGTTCTTCGCACGAGGGTGAGGAGAAAAGATAATACCGTTACGAGTTTTCAGAGAAATCAGAGATTTAAAGATCGCTGTAGAAGTCGGGTTCGTTGTTGGGACGATACCGCAGATAATGCCGACAGGCTCTGCAATCGTCATTGTTCCCATGTTTTCGTCTTCTTCTAACACACCGCAGGTTTTTTCATCTTTGTATTTGTTATAGATGTACTCGGATGCAAAGTGGTTTTTGATCACTTTGTCTTCAACAATCCCCATACCAGACTCAGCCACGGCTTGTTGTGCCAGAGGGATACGAGCTTGGTTTGCTGCCAGTGATGCTGCACGGAAAATTTTGTCGACTTTCTCCTGAGAGTAAGTTGCAAATTCTGCTTGAGCAGCTTGCACACGCGCAACAAGAGCATTTAGTTCCGCCATATTTGTTACAGGCATAGTGAATCTCCTAAAATTAAAAAAATGTTAAAAACTTTTTATTAAGACTGTCATCCGGTCTAAACGGCCAAAATCCAGATTTTTCTCAGAAACACGCTTAGTAAATAGCTTTCATCTCTGAGTATAATCTTTCAGTATTTGAAAACATTGACCCAGATCAGTTCCAAAAAACAATTCTTTTACTTGTTGAAATATTGCCCAAAAACCACATAACCTTATGAAATTAAATATAAAATAAATAAAGAGACCGGTTCCATAAAGAAATCTCATCGAAGTATAAAATAAAAAAACTACAATTTTATGTAATAAATTTTCATGGCAAAACAACACAGAAAGACCTAATCCGTTGTTTTCGTGCTACTGGTAATTATATAGGTCATGCTTGAGAACACCATTTTTAAACTCCTTTTTTTACAATATCCCTACATATGAGACACAAAACAGCCCGTAGATCCAAACACTTGTTCTGATGATATCCAATACACAAGGTTCTATTTCAATGTTCTCTCATCATACCTGTGCAATAACAATTGAATAGATGACATCTCATTCATATCACGGGATAATCATTGAGCGGATGTCAAGACGAACGATGTCACATGTTGCAGGATTTTTAACGGACGGGTGGCGGATGAATCTGCCGTCAAAGCGGCTATAACGTATTAAATACGTGACCACCATTCATGAGCCACACTTAAAACAAGACTTATAACGCAGATTTATCAACGGGAAAGCGATGACTGAACCCTCAATAAGAACAAATCTTTATGTCATTATTTTCGGGACACATACCCGGGCAGGAAAAGTGTTTGACCTCTGTCTGATTGCAATAATAGTGAGCTCCCTATTGGTTTTAATTCTGGAGTCCATTCCGGAAGTTAATGCCCAATGGCACCAACAGCTCCATTACTTTGAGTACGGTTTCACCTTCCTATTTACGGTGGAATATATTGTCCGGCTCTACTGTTCTCCTCACCCCAAAGCCTATGCGAAAAGTTTTTACGGGATTATCGATTTACTCGCAATTCTACCCACATATCTCTCGCTACTCTTTCCTACTGTTTCATTTATGGCAGTTATCCGACTGATCCGAGTAATGAGGATTTTCAGAATTCTCAAGCTGGTTCGTTATCTACAAGATTCCAATATCCTGATGCGTTCGCTCCTCATGGCTCGTCGGAAGATTTTCATCTTCTTTAGTTCTGTTTCCATCCTAGTCACGATTTTCGGGGTGCTGATTTATGTCATTGAGGGACCGGAACATGGATTCTCAAGTATTCCGAAATGTATCTACTGGGCGATCGTCACCATTACCACGGTCGGGTATGGTGATCTGGTGCCTCAAACACCGCTTGGTCAAGGGCTCGCCTCGCTCACGATGTTATTGGGTTACTCAATTATTGCAGTCCCGACAGGCATTATTACAGCGGAGCTGAGTAAAGAGATGAACATGCATCGCCAATTGGTCAAATGCCCGAACTGCTCTCAAACCGGGCATGATAATGATGCGCTGTTCTGTAAACACTGCGGCAGCCAGCTAGCCGATCCGGATAAACGCATCGTCTCCGGCAAGCCCTCATCACACGGATAAAAAAAGAGTGCACGCTGTGCACTCTTTTTACCAATATAACCACAAGTTTTACCAATACAACCACAAGGCGTCATGTTGTGATGATTGACGTCTTTATTTTTCGTTCAGAATGATTCGTAAAGTCCGACGCAATGGTTCTGCTGCGCCCCACAATAGTTGGTCACCAACAGTAAATGCATTGAGGAATTCATCCCCCATCGACATTTTACGTAAACGTCCCACAGGAACAGATAACGTCCCTGTCACTTTAGTCGGTGTCAGTTCCTGAACGGTGATATCCCGATCATTGGGAACCACTTTCACCCATTCATTGTGAGAGGCGATAATTTCCTCGATTTCATCCATTGGCACATTCTGCTTTAATTTAATCGTCAGGGCCTGAGAATGACAACGCATGGCACCGATACGCACGCAAGTGCCATCAATCGGGATCGGAGAACCTTGCAGATCGAGAATCTTGTTCGCTTCAGCACCAGCTTTCCATTCTTCTTTACTTTGTCCGTTATCACGTTTCACATCAATCCATGGAATCAATGAGCCAGCCAACGGAGCACCAAAGTTATCGCTCGGGAAAGAGCTTGAACGCATCGTTTCGACAACTTTGCGGTCAATATCAAGAATAGAACTGGCCGGATTAGCCAGCTCAGAACTGACACGATCATTAATGACACCCATCTGTGAAATCAGCTCACGCATATTCTGAGCTCCGGCACCGGATGCAGCCTGATACGTCATGGCACTCATCCACTCCACCAGACCTTTCTCAAACAGTCCGCCTAAGCCCATCAGCATGAGACTCACAGTGCAGTTTCCGCCGACGTAGGTTTTGGTTCCTGCATGAATGGCTTGTTGAATATGCTTCAGGTTGACCGGATCAAGTGTAATCACAGAGTCATCAGCCATCCGTAATGTTGATGCAGCATCAATCCAGTAACCCTTCCAACCGGCATTTCTGAGCTGCGGATAAACTTTCTCGGTGTATCCTCCGCCTTGACATGTAATGACGGCATCCAACTGTTTTAAGCTTTCAACATCATAAGCATCTTGCAGTAACCCAGCATCTTTCCCATAATCAGGGGCCGCGATACCCACTTGTGAAGTGCTGTAAAATACAGGTTCGATATGATTAAAATCACCTTCTTCAACCATCCGCTGCATCAGTACAGAACCGACCATACCACGCCACCCGACTAAACCTACTCTCATTGCACAAACTCTCCATGTGTTTTTGATTCAAATCTAATCCACCATCTATAAGCGGTTCAGAATAAAATCTCAAGCTCAATTTAGTATTTCCCATAAGTTTTTCGACTTGATAATCGAAATTCACCCCATTAAATTCGCATATAAAAATCAATGATATCCTTCAGATAAAAACAAAAGGCTCCCAGATGAAAGAGCCTTGATCTTTCTTTTTGCAAGCTCTTCTCTTTACAAGAGAGTCCGTTGCGCAAGAAAGTCGATTAACGCCTTGTCAGTTGGTCACGCAAATTAGGCGGAGTCCCCTTGATGGTCAGAGTATCTGACTCCGGATCATAGAAAACGCGCTCACCAAGTAACAAACTATCGAAGCTCAGATTTAACCCACCACCGGAGCCAACATATTTTGTCAGTTTGCGAACTGTAGAGCGATCTGCTGGAAAACTCTCTTCCAACTCATAGCCGTGACTGTGGGTGTAATCCCATAAAGTCGTCCCGTTGGTATCATCCGGCAACTCTTGCGATAAATCCTTCAACTGAACTTCATCGCCCGATTTAATCTGTTCATTACAGTAGTCATAGACCTGCTTTTTGTAAGTAATTGTTTCATCTTTTTCAAACTGAGCATCACTACAAAAATCTTCCACGGCCTGCATCAATACTAAATTTTGCTGTTTTGAATCCAGCCCGACATCGGCCTGAAGAAAATCGAGAAAAAAGTCGGCAACTTTGCGGCCAACCCGCCCTTTAATATAAGTCAGATAACGATTGGAATCCGGGTCTGACTGGTAAAGCGAGAGATCGATACGGGCAGCGATATCCATTTGTCGGATATCCAGATAATCCGTCGCACTGATATCCAACCCTTCGGTGATCTTCAGGCTCTGGTTCATTGGTAAGAGGCCAATAAAGAGGTATTGTGTCGCCAGTGACTGATACTCAGCCATCACCAAAATCCCTTCGTCAGCAAAAGGATACTTGATCAGTTCGTCTTTGAGTTTTCTGGCACTGGACTGTGAGAAATCATAAAAACTTAAGTCCCCACTTTTGAGCCCACGCAACCAGTTTTGAAACTCACTGTCTGATTGGAAACAACCAAATCCTTTCGAAGGCTTGGCACTAAAAACTCGGTGCAATTCAGCGACCAGATTTCCCGTTGAGGCATTGTTTTCTAAAGCCTGGGAGCGATAGTTGACAACCAGTTCATCCGATTCATTTTTCAGTAACTGGTGTAGTATTACATTGGAGAGATCAAGACTCATAGCGAATTTATCATCGTTGTGGTTTCAGTTGACAGGTATAGTAGGTTATCATAAGCCGTTTTTACTATCATCGTTAGAGTCTATATGCCCATTACATCAAAATATAGTGATCAACAAATTGAAACGATCCTGACTGAAATTGCTGCCGTTTTTGATAAGCATGATGCGTCTCCGGATCTGGTTCTGATGATCGCCGGAAATATCGCAACGAACGTCTTGAATCAAAATGTTGCAGAGAGCCAGAGAAAAGCCATTGCAGAGAAATTCGCTCAAGCGTTGATATCTTCAATCGACAGTACGATTCATTAACAAAACGGATAAAACGAAAAGAACATGGTAGAGAGTGAAAACACCTACGGAGAGCGTGTATCTCGTTTAGTTGGCTGGGGACACTGGTTTGCGTTTTTTAATATCATCGCAGCCATGCTGATCGGTACACGTTATATATCCCAGTCCCCGTGGCCAGAGACATTGTTGGGACAATTTTATCTGGCTGTTTCATGGGTCGGGCATTTTGGCTTTCTCGTTTTTGCCCTTTACCTGTTAGTGTTGTTTCCGCTGACTTTTCTTGTTCCTTCACGCAAGTTA
It includes:
- the adhE gene encoding bifunctional acetaldehyde-CoA/alcohol dehydrogenase — encoded protein: MPVTNMAELNALVARVQAAQAEFATYSQEKVDKIFRAASLAANQARIPLAQQAVAESGMGIVEDKVIKNHFASEYIYNKYKDEKTCGVLEEDENMGTMTIAEPVGIICGIVPTTNPTSTAIFKSLISLKTRNGIIFSPHPRAKNSTNDAAKLVLDAAVAAGAPKDIIGWIDQPSVELSNALMKHEGIALILATGGPGMVKAAYSSGKPAIGVGAGNVPVVIDETADIKRAVASVLMSKTFDNGVVCASEQAVIVMDEVYDEVKERFATHKAHVLSKSDADKVRKVLLIDGALNAKIVGQPATAIAEMAGVSVPADTKILVGEGIGEVSYDDEFAHEKLSPTLGMFRASSFENAVDQAVKMVEIGGIGHTSGLYTNQDVNKDRIRYFGDRLKTARILVNIPTTHGGIGDLYNFNVAPSLTLGCGSWGGNSISENVGPKHLMNKKIVAKRAENMLWHKLPKSIYFRRGSLPIALGDLEGKKRAFLVTDRFLFNNGYADDVVSLLKAQGMEVQTFFDVEADPTLSVVEKGAAQMASYQPDVILALGGGSPMDAAKIMWVMYEHPETHFAELAMRFMDIRKRIYKFPKMGQKAELVCITTTSGTGSEVTPFAVVTDDNTGAKYPLADYELTPNMAIVDANLVMNMPKSLTAFGGYDAVTHALEAYVSVLANEYSDGQALQALKMLKEYLPSSYANGANDPIAREKVHNAATIAGIAFANAFLGVCHSMAHKIGAEFHVPHGLANALLIADVVRYNANDNPTKQTAFSQYDRPQARRRYAEIADHLGLSQPGDRTAQKIERLLGWLEELKHDLDIPLSIQAAGINEADFLAKLDELSVQAFDDQCTGANPRYPLISELKEVLLASYYGHAYVEGETVEGTTVIKKKADQEAAETPRKRTAKKEKSEA
- a CDS encoding ion transporter, with the translated sequence MTEPSIRTNLYVIIFGTHTRAGKVFDLCLIAIIVSSLLVLILESIPEVNAQWHQQLHYFEYGFTFLFTVEYIVRLYCSPHPKAYAKSFYGIIDLLAILPTYLSLLFPTVSFMAVIRLIRVMRIFRILKLVRYLQDSNILMRSLLMARRKIFIFFSSVSILVTIFGVLIYVIEGPEHGFSSIPKCIYWAIVTITTVGYGDLVPQTPLGQGLASLTMLLGYSIIAVPTGIITAELSKEMNMHRQLVKCPNCSQTGHDNDALFCKHCGSQLADPDKRIVSGKPSSHG
- the asd gene encoding aspartate-semialdehyde dehydrogenase, with the protein product MRVGLVGWRGMVGSVLMQRMVEEGDFNHIEPVFYSTSQVGIAAPDYGKDAGLLQDAYDVESLKQLDAVITCQGGGYTEKVYPQLRNAGWKGYWIDAASTLRMADDSVITLDPVNLKHIQQAIHAGTKTYVGGNCTVSLMLMGLGGLFEKGLVEWMSAMTYQAASGAGAQNMRELISQMGVINDRVSSELANPASSILDIDRKVVETMRSSSFPSDNFGAPLAGSLIPWIDVKRDNGQSKEEWKAGAEANKILDLQGSPIPIDGTCVRIGAMRCHSQALTIKLKQNVPMDEIEEIIASHNEWVKVVPNDRDITVQELTPTKVTGTLSVPVGRLRKMSMGDEFLNAFTVGDQLLWGAAEPLRRTLRIILNEK
- the yejK gene encoding nucleoid-associated protein YejK, encoding MSLDLSNVILHQLLKNESDELVVNYRSQALENNASTGNLVAELHRVFSAKPSKGFGCFQSDSEFQNWLRGLKSGDLSFYDFSQSSARKLKDELIKYPFADEGILVMAEYQSLATQYLFIGLLPMNQSLKITEGLDISATDYLDIRQMDIAARIDLSLYQSDPDSNRYLTYIKGRVGRKVADFFLDFLQADVGLDSKQQNLVLMQAVEDFCSDAQFEKDETITYKKQVYDYCNEQIKSGDEVQLKDLSQELPDDTNGTTLWDYTHSHGYELEESFPADRSTVRKLTKYVGSGGGLNLSFDSLLLGERVFYDPESDTLTIKGTPPNLRDQLTRR
- a CDS encoding YejL family protein; translation: MPITSKYSDQQIETILTEIAAVFDKHDASPDLVLMIAGNIATNVLNQNVAESQRKAIAEKFAQALISSIDSTIH